Below is a genomic region from Henckelia pumila isolate YLH828 chromosome 3, ASM3356847v2, whole genome shotgun sequence.
CAGCTAAAAATATGCATTTCGGTTGGAAACATAACATGATACTATGATAGTCTTGAGATCCTCGATGAAAAACCATTAAATACAAGCCAAAACCTCTTGAAACACCAAATGCGAAGAAGACTAGATTAACACTGAGGAATCCTTTACTGAGAAACACCCAACCACTTCGAAAAGTTCTCAAATTCGGTGTAGTCGCTGTCGGAGATCATTGTCTTGTACCAACTCTTGCCAGCAGATTTAATAGCTGATGCCGCCTCCTACAAAATAGAAACCCGTGATAAAAAGATGCAAGGCAATAAATTAGTCTTCCAACAAGGGCAAGCTTCAAGTATCACAGATTTTTTGGTCAAGAAAACAACTGGTGTTCAAACTCAACGAAACAACTCAAGTAAGACTGATGAGCATTAAAAAAGATATCTGTTACGCTAACAGAAAGTTCTAAGTTAAGATTTTTCGGGCAACCATGACGATGACACCAAGAAATTCAAGGAACACTTGGTTCACCCAACCAGGCCTCTAAAATGCGAAAAGATTCCAAATATAACCACATTCTCTTAGCTCAGAAGAATAAAACCacaaataacaaattatcaGGCTCATGAAAGATTCCAAGTTCTCAACACGCTGGCAAGATGTTTACCATGAGAGCTTAGTGCCGATGACCACCAATATGTAAAGGCAAAAACTGGGATCTCAGAATAAATCCCCTATTGCAGGCAAATCAAGTAGGCCAAAGCCACCATGCATAATCAAAAGACACTCAATTGTAAACCAAACATTCCTTAATCATTATGCCACAAACATCACGCCTAACCTCACTAGAAAAGGAGATAGAGAAATAGAAACAAGTATACAACTGAACAcaccatgttgaaaatattcaatcctcaacaattttaaaaacctACACGATTAAATCATACCCACCAAAGATGTGATCAATTGTCGACAGTAAAATTTACATTAGTACATTAATTAATCACTTACTTTCGATGCGAGGAACATGACAATGCAACATTTTATTGCTGAATGAATGAATTACCTCAGCAGTATTATAATATTAACAAATCACGCCATAGGAAAATGTATCTGTTTTGTTAATTACCTAatctatattataattttatataaagtacgTGCAAATGTTCTTGCAAAGACAGTGCAAGACTTCCACACAAATTCACTAAGATCCGAACACATATGGTTTAACAGAAATCACAAACTGCTATAACCAAGTAGAAGTCGATACAAGTTACCTTTGTAATCGGCTTCCTCTTCTTATCAAGCTTCTCATGCTTGGCCTTTACTCTCTGCGCCTCTGCCAAGAGCGCCATCCTTTTGGCAGCCTTTGCATACGGGTTGAGCTTCAACATCACGTTCAGATTCTTTAATGGATTCTTCTTCAATTGAGCCCTCTTGACATCCTTCTTGATCGGCCTCACCACAGATTGCACCTCATCAGAATTGATGATTCTTCCCAGATCAGCATTTACCATCTTGGCCCTCGGCAACACGTAGCCGTTCTTCTGCTCTGAAGGCTTGTCAAATGTTCCATAAATCTCGTCCAACTTCTCAAACGCAGACTTAGTCCAGATAATAAACCTACCAAGATGACCTCCAGGAGCGAGCTTTAGAAGATTGAGACGCGAAACATGAGCCACTTCAACGCCAGTGATGTTTCGGAAAGCCTTAGTCAGCTTCGCCCCCTCAGTACCATAAACGATGAGAGGTCCTTTCCTAGAAATGTAACGACGGTTACGCATCTTCCCTTTTCCAGGCCGGATAGCATGGCTATCCTTGGCCTTCTCAGCATCCGGCAACGCTCCTACTTGCTTGAGTAGCTTAAGGGCAAGGCTAGTTTTCTCAACAGCTTCCGCAGCATCAGACACAACGAGAGGCAATTCAGGAACTTCCTCAATCCTATGTCCACGAGCCAGCACAAGAGACGGAACCGCGGATGCTGCGATCGCCGAAACTATAGCATGCCTCTTCTGAGTAAGATTCACCTGCCGATGCCAGAGGCGGTATATCTTAGTCGGCGCGAACATTCTTCCTCCACGGCACATGTTCCCGTAGGCACCTTGTCCGGCTCGGTGAGTACCACCTCCAGGAACACGGGGAATACGCGACACCGCACGACCAGTACCCCAGGACTCAGCGGAGGTCTGGTGCCCCGCGCGTTTGGACACAGCGTAAGGCTGACGAGAGTTATTAGAGATCTGTCCATGCACAAAAGTGACGATGTCGGGGCGGATCGATGCCTTCATCACGTCGGGAAGTGGAACGGAGTTGGCGGCGCCTCCATCTGTAACCATATCATTCTCTAGAGATTGTACGGTGACTAGAGGGCGGACTGCGGCGGCGGCCATTGGAGACTTGGGGGTGGGGGAAGGCAGTGCGTCTGATGGAATGAAATGAGCTAGGGTTTCGACTGCAATTCAACTCATTTATATAATCACTAATTGCAACATAATTACGAATATGCCATTGAACCGGCCTATCAAGCAAATATTTGCCACTTGCGGCCGGGGAATAATAATGAATTATGTCCCTAAAGTTTTCATAgtttcccaaaaatatattaaCACTTTATTCGTTTTTAATTATGTCcctttttttacaaaaatattctCTGATATGTTCCTCAGACTAAAAATTTTCTATAATACCCTTAAAATTAAAATGTCATTTTAATTCTTCCATTAGGCtcaaaaaatggtatcagaatagcagcaggaactttagatctcaataaagaaggatttatcaaacttctgAAAATGAGTCTAATGAGATCTGTTaagatagcttgggaaatgaccaTGCCAGAGACTAAAAAATcagtcttagcaggagaatctctAAGCGaaattggaggaagaatggtCACCATATTCAAGATACAATTTATAGGAGTGgattattttaataatcaagatacagagaagaaaataagatatactcaagctctgtatagtctCGAATTGCACGATATTTGTTTAGTTGAtaaatacattatgttattcactaaatacagatggatttcgggagtcgaggaaaatatagctattcagaTATTTTTTGCAAAGATGTCATGTCCCTAGAGAGAAATGTTGATAAAAGAATATGTTCCAGGTAATCCCTGGAGATTGTACGGTGACTAGAGGGCGGACTGCGGCGGCGGCCATTGGAGACTTGGGGGTGGGGGAAGGCAGTGCGTTTGATGGAATGAAATGAGCTAGGGTTTCGACTGCAATTCAACTTATTTATATAATCACTCATTGCAACATAATTACGAATATGCCATTGAACCGGCCTATCAAGCAAATATTTGCCACTTGTGGCCGGGGAATaattaggggtgcaaacgaaccgaacctgttcgtgagctttacgagtctgctcgataaatatttaattcgtATTTAAGCTTAttgaactcgagccgaattcgaacatgttcgaactttttttcgagccgagctcgagccgaaattactctgttcgatagttcgcgaatagttcgtgagccttaatatttaattaatataatataattatataataatatatatacatttcgagctttcTATAGGtcaacgcctacttctattggtcaagttcggagttttcatggtcttgcaagtttttataggagatttgtTAAGGATTTCAACACTTTAGCGGCTCCTATGACTGCGGTGATAAAaaagaacgttccattccattgaggcgaggagcaagagaagtcttttgatattattaagcaaaaattaattaatgctcctttacttgtattgcctgatttttctaatacatttgaaattgaatgtgacgcgtcaggtgtagggattggaggtgtcttgatgcaaggagGATGGCCAATTGcatacttcagtgagaagctaAGTGGAGCAATGTTGAATTATCCTACATACGACAAAGAATTCTATACCTTGGTTCGTGTGCTTGAAGCGTGGcagcattatttgaggccaaaagaatttgtgattcatacggatcatgagtctttgaagcatctcaaaggacaacaaaagctgaacaagaaacatgccaagtgggtggcgtttgtagagacttttccctacattatcaagtacaagcaaagaaaggaaaacgtggtagcggacgctctatcacgaaggtacgcacttctatctactctagattcaaagtttttgggatttgaatatgtgaaggagttgtatgccaatgatattgattttggtgagatttatgcgtcatgttttcatggtccaaaggataaatttttcatgcatgatggatatttgtttaaggaagatAAGTTGTGTGTGCCcaaatcgtctattcgtgaattacttgttagggaatcacatgggggtggtttgatgggacattttggtgtggctaaaacttatgaaactttgcatgaacatttttattggccacatatgaagcatgatgttgaaaatatttgtgaaagatgtgtgacttgtaaaaggctaagtctaagacacaaccacatggattgtatactccacttcccgttcctagtgaaccatgggtagacatttctatggattttgttttaggattaccaaggtctaagaaggggagagaTTCTGTgtttgttgtggttgatagattttctaagatgacTCATTTCATTGCATGTCATAAATCCGACGATGCATCTCATGTTACggatttgttctttaatgaaattgtaaGATTGCAtcgcatgcctaggagtattgtgtctgatagggatactcgtttcttgagcgacttttggaaaacattatggtgcaaacttggtactaaactactgtttttgactacatgtcatcctcaaacggatggtcaaactgagcttgttaataggacgttaggaactttgttgcgtactataataaaaaacaatttgaaGAGTTGTGAAGAATatttgccatttgttgagttttcatataatcgtagtgtacattctactacgaattttttgccttttgaaattatgtaTGGATTTAATCCTTTAACTCCATTGGATTTGgtgtctttgcctatgagtgaaagggttaatatgGATGGTAAGAAGAAGACTGAGTTTGTGAGAAATTTTCATGAGAAGGTTAAGGCaaacattgaaaaaaaaatttgcaatatacaaagcaagcaaacaaaggtaaaaaaaaaaagtcgtgTTTGAACCCGGTAattgggtgtggttgcatttgagaAAGGAGCGGTTTTCGGAAAAGAGGCGTTCAAAGCTTCTACCTAGGGGTGATGGACCTTTCTAAGTTTTGGAGCGGATCAATGACAACGCCTACAAATTAGActtgccaggtgagtataatgtaagtactacttttaatgtttctggCTTGTcgttgtttgatgtaggtgatgatcgagatttgaggacaaatatttttcaagaaggggaggatgatgcgaggaccaattacgagaggtcgagctaagagatttaaagatgcgcttcaattgttgatgatgaattgtcaagaaggcattggaatgcttgaaTATCACTTTGAGGGATGTTACaatattattgaagtccaaaaaaGTCAAAAAGTGGAGAAAATATCAATGCAAACACAAAACTAAGTGACATAGTCCATGAAGCATGCGTGCCCGCGCCTTGTTCCACGCGCGCTCGCGCGTCCTTGCAAATTTGAAGATTGAGAGCAGAACCTACTGTGCGCCCGCGCACCTCTTGTTACGCGCCCGCGTCTGTTCCGAGTGTTTTTAAGATTTCCAGACAGAACTTTGTGCGCGCCCACGCCTGCACTCTGCGTGCCCGCTCCTGTCcgttgcgcgcccgcgcctacacTCTCTTTCACATAGTTCGGCGTTTTGTGTGTGTGcaagactttttgatatttttggcattatttttcctattttgagtcttttattcctactagcaaacttttaggagatattaatatatctttagatatattttgcgatatcttttattattttgtagttgtattataaatacaacaaacattcattattgaatacaattaagatttaagatttttttattattcaatacataaaattctctctagaatttttattaagctttttgcttactcaaaatcaaacttatcaaagttcttcaactttgtggcatttgtcgattgattatcctcgtgggttgtcagaaataggttttctgaaggtcccgtagtgatcaattatttttttcgtgattgtttgttgctagtttcaagtaaactagaggtgaataattccaaaacttttacttgttttcaagattgggaaaatttattgatttcttttgttattggattgagggtacaattttaatatagtcgtgtttgtctttcatacattaagaattcatatcagaaTCGAAGTGTAAGAAGCTGATAAAGCACAATGAAGTTTCGAGTTCTGCACTGAAATTCTGCAGAACAGAATTTCTGGAGTAGCTGAGTATTTCGAGTATATCTTTCACATACGA
It encodes:
- the LOC140887426 gene encoding large ribosomal subunit protein uL4z-like, whose translation is MAAAAVRPLVTVQSLENDMVTDGGAANSVPLPDVMKASIRPDIVTFVHGQISNNSRQPYAVSKRAGHQTSAESWGTGRAVSRIPRVPGGGTHRAGQGAYGNMCRGGRMFAPTKIYRLWHRQVNLTQKRHAIVSAIAASAVPSLVLARGHRIEEVPELPLVVSDAAEAVEKTSLALKLLKQVGALPDAEKAKDSHAIRPGKGKMRNRRYISRKGPLIVYGTEGAKLTKAFRNITGVEVAHVSRLNLLKLAPGGHLGRFIIWTKSAFEKLDEIYGTFDKPSEQKNGYVLPRAKMVNADLGRIINSDEVQSVVRPIKKDVKRAQLKKNPLKNLNVMLKLNPYAKAAKRMALLAEAQRVKAKHEKLDKKRKPITKEAASAIKSAGKSWYKTMISDSDYTEFENFSKWLGVSQ